The following coding sequences are from one Sciurus carolinensis chromosome 11, mSciCar1.2, whole genome shotgun sequence window:
- the LOC124960038 gene encoding glycine N-acyltransferase-like isoform X4, with protein sequence MSMLLVYGTVFHMNHGNPFKLKALVDKWPDFNTVVVRPQEQDMTDDLDHYTNAYQVYSKDPQNCQEFLGSPGVINWKQHLQIQSCQPSLNEAIQNLAVTKSFKIQRSENILFIRSETLKNLNPSLQDTKTLPPGDGMPKAINQDKFKFSSLDPSHAALVDKFWLFGGNERSQKFIRRCIQNFQSICLLEPEGTPVSWALMDYTGETRMGGTLPEYRAQGLVSNVIYMQVQAMVRLGFPVYSHTSRSNITMQKVSQTLHHVPMPCDWNQWLCVPL encoded by the exons ATGTCCATGTTATTG GTTTATGGGACCGTATTTCACATGAACCATGGAAACCCATTCAAGCTAAAGGCCCTTGTGGACAAGTGGCCTGATTTTAATACGGTGGTTGTCCGCCCTCAGGAGCAG GATATGACAGATGACCTTGATCACTACACCAATGCTTACCAAGTCTACTCCAAGGACCCACAGAACTGTCAGGAATTCCTTGGTTCTCCAGGAGTGATCAATTGGAAACAGCATCTGCAGATTCAGA GTTGCCAGCCCAGCCTGAATGAGGCAATACAAAATCTCGCAGTAACTAAATCTTTCAAAATCCAACGCTCAGAGAACATTCTCTTCATCAGATCCGAGACCCTCAAGAACCTAAACCCTTCCCTGCAGGATACAAAGACTTTACCGCCTGGGGATGGGATGCCCAAGGCCAT CAACCAAGACAAGTTTAAATTCTCATCGCTGGATCCTTCCCACGCTGCCTTAGTGGATAAATTTTGGCTTTTTGGTGGCAATGAGAGGAGCCAGAAATTCATCAGGCGCTGTATCCAGAACTTCCAGAGCATCTGCTTGCTGGAGCCTGAGGGGACCCCAGTGTCCTGGGCCCTCATGGATTACACTGGAGAAACGCGAATGGGAGGCACCCTGCCTGAGTACCGTGCCCAGGGCCTCGTGTCCAATGTCATATATATGCAGGTCCAGGCCATGGTCAGACTGGGCTTTCCCGTCTATTCTCACACAAGCAGGAGCAACATAACTATGCAAAAAGTAAGCCAGACTCTGCATCATGTCCCCATGCCCTGCGACTGGAACCAGTGGCTCTGTGTGCCCTTGTGA
- the LOC124960038 gene encoding glycine N-acyltransferase-like isoform X3 has protein sequence MTFEAEITLPESLRKYQVYGTVFHMNHGNPFKLKALVDKWPDFNTVVVRPQEQDMTDDLDHYTNAYQVYSKDPQNCQEFLGSPGVINWKQHLQIQSCQPSLNEAIQNLAVTKSFKIQRSENILFIRSETLKNLNPSLQDTKTLPPGDGMPKAINQDKFKFSSLDPSHAALVDKFWLFGGNERSQKFIRRCIQNFQSICLLEPEGTPVSWALMDYTGETRMGGTLPEYRAQGLVSNVIYMQVQAMVRLGFPVYSHTSRSNITMQKVSQTLHHVPMPCDWNQWLCVPL, from the exons ATGACTTTTGAAGCAGAAATTACCCTTCCGGAGAGTCTAAGAAAATATCAG GTTTATGGGACCGTATTTCACATGAACCATGGAAACCCATTCAAGCTAAAGGCCCTTGTGGACAAGTGGCCTGATTTTAATACGGTGGTTGTCCGCCCTCAGGAGCAG GATATGACAGATGACCTTGATCACTACACCAATGCTTACCAAGTCTACTCCAAGGACCCACAGAACTGTCAGGAATTCCTTGGTTCTCCAGGAGTGATCAATTGGAAACAGCATCTGCAGATTCAGA GTTGCCAGCCCAGCCTGAATGAGGCAATACAAAATCTCGCAGTAACTAAATCTTTCAAAATCCAACGCTCAGAGAACATTCTCTTCATCAGATCCGAGACCCTCAAGAACCTAAACCCTTCCCTGCAGGATACAAAGACTTTACCGCCTGGGGATGGGATGCCCAAGGCCAT CAACCAAGACAAGTTTAAATTCTCATCGCTGGATCCTTCCCACGCTGCCTTAGTGGATAAATTTTGGCTTTTTGGTGGCAATGAGAGGAGCCAGAAATTCATCAGGCGCTGTATCCAGAACTTCCAGAGCATCTGCTTGCTGGAGCCTGAGGGGACCCCAGTGTCCTGGGCCCTCATGGATTACACTGGAGAAACGCGAATGGGAGGCACCCTGCCTGAGTACCGTGCCCAGGGCCTCGTGTCCAATGTCATATATATGCAGGTCCAGGCCATGGTCAGACTGGGCTTTCCCGTCTATTCTCACACAAGCAGGAGCAACATAACTATGCAAAAAGTAAGCCAGACTCTGCATCATGTCCCCATGCCCTGCGACTGGAACCAGTGGCTCTGTGTGCCCTTGTGA
- the LOC124960038 gene encoding glycine N-acyltransferase-like isoform X2 — protein sequence MFPLQGAQMLQTLEKSLRKSLPESIKVYGTVFHMNHGNPFKLKALVDKWPDFNTVVVRPQEQDMTDDLDHYTNAYQVYSKDPQNCQEFLGSPGVINWKQHLQIQSCQPSLNEAIQNLAVTKSFKIQRSENILFIRSETLKNLNPSLQDTKTLPPGDGMPKAINQDKFKFSSLDPSHAALVDKFWLFGGNERSQKFIRRCIQNFQSICLLEPEGTPVSWALMDYTGETRMGGTLPEYRAQGLVSNVIYMQVQAMVRLGFPVYSHTSRSNITMQKVSQTLHHVPMPCDWNQWLCVPL from the exons GTTTATGGGACCGTATTTCACATGAACCATGGAAACCCATTCAAGCTAAAGGCCCTTGTGGACAAGTGGCCTGATTTTAATACGGTGGTTGTCCGCCCTCAGGAGCAG GATATGACAGATGACCTTGATCACTACACCAATGCTTACCAAGTCTACTCCAAGGACCCACAGAACTGTCAGGAATTCCTTGGTTCTCCAGGAGTGATCAATTGGAAACAGCATCTGCAGATTCAGA GTTGCCAGCCCAGCCTGAATGAGGCAATACAAAATCTCGCAGTAACTAAATCTTTCAAAATCCAACGCTCAGAGAACATTCTCTTCATCAGATCCGAGACCCTCAAGAACCTAAACCCTTCCCTGCAGGATACAAAGACTTTACCGCCTGGGGATGGGATGCCCAAGGCCAT CAACCAAGACAAGTTTAAATTCTCATCGCTGGATCCTTCCCACGCTGCCTTAGTGGATAAATTTTGGCTTTTTGGTGGCAATGAGAGGAGCCAGAAATTCATCAGGCGCTGTATCCAGAACTTCCAGAGCATCTGCTTGCTGGAGCCTGAGGGGACCCCAGTGTCCTGGGCCCTCATGGATTACACTGGAGAAACGCGAATGGGAGGCACCCTGCCTGAGTACCGTGCCCAGGGCCTCGTGTCCAATGTCATATATATGCAGGTCCAGGCCATGGTCAGACTGGGCTTTCCCGTCTATTCTCACACAAGCAGGAGCAACATAACTATGCAAAAAGTAAGCCAGACTCTGCATCATGTCCCCATGCCCTGCGACTGGAACCAGTGGCTCTGTGTGCCCTTGTGA
- the LOC124960703 gene encoding olfactory receptor 5B3-like: protein MENRTEVTEFILLGLTSAPGLRVALFIIFTLIYLINVAGNLGMILLILSDSRLHTPMYFFLGNLSLVDFCYSLAVTPTVMAGLLLGDTVISYNACAAQMFLFAAFATAENFLLASMAYDRYAAVCKPLHYTTTMTTSVCASLTAGCYVGGFLNASVHTGDTFSLSFCKSNVVHHFFCDVPAVMILSCSDRRVCEMVLVYAASLVICSALLVILISYTFIFLAILKMRSGAGYQKALSTCLSHFTAVSIFYGTLIFMYLQPSSSHSLDTDKIVSVFYTMIIPMMNPVVYSLRNKEVKSALQKAVEKVKRSLGL from the coding sequence ATGGAGAACAGGACAGAAGTGACAGAGTTCATCCTCCTGGGACTAACCAGTGCCCCAGGACTACGTGTGGCCCTCTTTATAATATTCACTCTCATCTACCTCATTAATGTGGCTGGGAACCTGGGGATGATCCTGTTGATCCTCTCGGACTCCcgtctccacactcccatgtacttcttccttggcAACCTGTCTCTGGTGGACTTCTGCTACTCCTTAGCTGTCACTCCCACGGTCATGGCTGGACTCCTTCTAGGAGACACAGTCATCTCCTACAATGCTTGTGCTGCTCAGATGTTCTTATTTGCTGCCTTTGCCACTGCAGAAAATTTCCTCCTGGCCtcaatggcctatgaccgctatgctGCGGTGTGTAAGCCCCTGCACTACACCACCACCATGACGACCAGTGTGTGTGCAAGTCTGACCGCAGGCTGCTACGTCGGGGGCTTCCTGAATGCCTCCGTCCACACTGGGGACACGTTCAGTCTCTCCTTCTGTAAGTCCAACGTGGTCcaccacttcttctgtgatgttccTGCAGTCATGATTCTGTCCTGCTCTGATAGACGTGTGTGTGAGATGGTTCTTGTTTATGCAGCCAGCCTTGTTATCTGTTCTGCTCTCCTTGTTATCTTGATATCTTACACGTTCATTTTTCTCGCCATCCTAAAGATGCGCTCAGGTGCAGGATACCAGAAGGCTCTGTCCACCTGTCTTTCTCACTTCACTGCAGTCTCCATCTTCTATGGGACTCTTATCTTCATGTACTTGCAGCCCAGTTCCAGTCACTCCTTGGACACAGACAAAATTGTATCTGTGTTTTATACCATGATCATCCCCATGATGAACCCTGTggtctacagcctgaggaacaaagaAGTGAAGAGTGCATTGCAGAAGGCTGTGGAGAAGGTGAAACGTTCTCTAGGACTATGA